The Methanofervidicoccus abyssi genome includes a region encoding these proteins:
- a CDS encoding HTH domain-containing protein, whose protein sequence is MEIRYEDIKLDFWSFLREAYKKNIKLDLGHFIILIKLLEINKEYNNLIKIHGKRNARKILEDKGIFSKNSEYVSGEYLKKCISRNSRGAVYSRIKDLQSLGFEIKTKPGALGGYKLLKTPQWFRLLDS, encoded by the coding sequence ATGGAGATCCGATACGAAGATATAAAGTTAGATTTCTGGTCCTTTCTAAGAGAAGCTTATAAAAAAAATATAAAGTTGGATCTCGGGCACTTTATTATACTAATAAAGTTGCTAGAGATAAACAAAGAGTATAACAATCTCATTAAAATACATGGGAAAAGAAATGCCAGAAAAATACTAGAAGATAAAGGAATATTTTCAAAGAATTCAGAGTATGTATCTGGAGAGTATTTAAAGAAATGTATATCTCGAAACAGTAGAGGAGCGGTGTATTCGAGAATTAAGGATTTACAATCCTTAGGATTTGAGATAAAAACCAAACCTGGAGCTTTAGGAGGATATAAATTATTAAAAACCCCTCAATGGTTCAGGTTGTTAGATTCTTAG
- the flaJ gene encoding archaellar assembly protein FlaJ: MFLDILYRVGLTPKEYLLKYVLPALVISTVLIVIGLTYFTGYAKILMLLIPVLILISAIGYPLIELDSQKNKINEKLHIFITKFGVLSITDLDRKELIKMLASEKEELGQLAEESRKIYVLIKRWNQSLAEACRFLAQKTPSSVFADFLDRMAYSLDSGEDLKEFLMKEQSIVMNDYAAFYKRALYNLDIFKEMYISGITSLAFFVTFAVIAPFIINYNFVTSVTLAIFGSIVFEICLVYIIKHKMPSDRLWHTANTLTAVDRKLRKYLIISIILTLLFMGVLLGGKYIANIPELQKIPYQILVALGFTPLFIAGYVAKKEENLVIRKEFHFPGFLRSLGESVSAKGGGMTESLKYLSSHDFGPLTKDLERLYKRVAVRIDNQKAWKLFGVETCSYLIQLFSEMFERCVFLGGDAGKASEIIGDNFRKIINLRKSKYQSVEQFTSIVYGLAGGLALALFASYGVAYMVNKLYNTLEIPEAMATIINIMTPGDLTLISYLMYGCLLIYSLISAYLIKVVDGGHPQVLLYHFVIMVWISSLVSFGTELLINKMLGANIPIY; this comes from the coding sequence ATGTTTTTGGATATTTTGTATAGAGTAGGGCTTACTCCCAAGGAATACCTTTTAAAATATGTACTACCTGCACTTGTAATTTCAACAGTTCTTATTGTAATAGGTCTAACGTACTTTACAGGATATGCAAAGATACTAATGTTACTTATCCCAGTGTTAATATTAATCAGTGCTATAGGATACCCTCTCATAGAGCTAGATTCCCAAAAAAACAAGATAAATGAAAAGTTACATATATTTATTACAAAATTTGGAGTGCTCTCCATTACAGATCTTGATAGAAAAGAACTTATTAAAATGTTGGCGTCTGAAAAGGAAGAACTTGGACAGTTAGCAGAAGAATCTAGAAAAATTTATGTCTTAATAAAAAGATGGAATCAATCCCTTGCAGAAGCCTGTAGATTTTTAGCTCAAAAAACTCCAAGTAGTGTATTTGCAGATTTTTTAGATAGGATGGCTTACTCCTTAGATAGTGGTGAAGATCTCAAGGAGTTTTTAATGAAGGAACAGAGTATAGTGATGAACGATTACGCTGCATTTTATAAAAGGGCTCTTTATAACTTAGATATATTTAAAGAGATGTATATTAGTGGTATTACATCCTTGGCATTCTTTGTAACCTTTGCAGTGATAGCTCCCTTTATAATCAACTATAATTTTGTAACTTCAGTGACCTTAGCTATTTTTGGATCTATAGTATTTGAGATATGTTTAGTATACATCATAAAACATAAAATGCCATCAGATAGGTTATGGCATACCGCAAATACACTCACTGCAGTAGATAGAAAACTTAGGAAGTATCTAATAATCTCCATAATTTTAACTCTGTTATTCATGGGAGTGTTATTAGGAGGTAAGTATATAGCAAATATTCCTGAACTTCAGAAAATCCCCTATCAAATACTGGTCGCATTGGGATTCACACCCCTTTTTATCGCTGGATATGTAGCTAAAAAAGAAGAAAATTTAGTTATAAGAAAAGAATTTCATTTCCCAGGATTTTTAAGATCCCTGGGAGAGTCTGTTAGTGCAAAGGGAGGTGGAATGACAGAATCCTTAAAATATCTATCGTCCCATGATTTTGGTCCCCTTACAAAGGATTTAGAAAGGCTGTATAAGAGAGTAGCTGTAAGGATAGATAATCAGAAGGCCTGGAAACTCTTCGGTGTAGAGACCTGTAGTTATCTTATACAGCTGTTTTCAGAGATGTTTGAGAGATGTGTTTTCTTAGGAGGGGATGCTGGAAAGGCTTCAGAGATTATCGGTGATAACTTCCGTAAAATAATAAACTTAAGAAAATCTAAATATCAAAGTGTTGAACAGTTTACCTCCATAGTTTATGGACTTGCAGGAGGACTTGCCCTAGCACTCTTTGCATCCTATGGAGTGGCATATATGGTAAATAAACTTTACAACACTCTCGAAATTCCTGAGGCCATGGCGACTATTATAAATATCATGACACCAGGTGATCTCACCCTTATTTCTTATCTCATGTACGGATGTTTATTAATCTACTCCTTAATTTCAGCATACTTAATTAAAGTAGTAGACGGGGGTCATCCTCAAGTTTTACTTTATCACTTTGTAATAATGGTATGGATATCTTCCTTGGTGTCATTCGGTACAGAACTGCTTATAAACAAGATGCTTGGTGCAAATATACCTATTTATTAA
- a CDS encoding mRNA surveillance protein pelota, whose translation MKILEASEKDTLKIIPENLDDLWHLYNIIEKGNIVWALTERRVEDKGDKLRADRGAKRKVYLGIKVEKVFFHEDTNRLRVSGRIIHGPDDIPLGAYHTIDIEPLTEVSIRKDWKRWDLERLKSAEESTKKPKIVVVIMDDSECNVYLIREYGVKELAHIKSNISKKLDPKRLEQERHNYYREIVEILKPYEGKILVAGPGFGKNNFQKYLAERYSDIHRRTVFESINHTGRLGLNEVLKSGMVDRIYGQARLSEETQLVERLLEEISKEELAVYGLEEVKKAINYSAVDTLLISDEFLRKNRDLAEKLINSTESIGGKSVIISTEHDAGKQLKALGGIGAILRFPIE comes from the coding sequence ATGAAAATCTTAGAGGCTTCAGAGAAGGATACACTTAAAATTATACCTGAGAATTTAGATGATCTGTGGCATCTATACAACATTATAGAGAAGGGTAACATAGTATGGGCATTGACAGAGAGAAGGGTAGAAGATAAAGGAGATAAGTTGAGGGCAGATAGAGGTGCTAAGAGAAAGGTATACTTAGGAATAAAAGTAGAGAAAGTCTTCTTCCATGAGGATACAAATAGGTTGAGGGTAAGTGGCAGGATAATACATGGACCTGACGATATACCTCTTGGAGCATACCACACGATAGATATAGAGCCTTTAACAGAGGTTAGTATTCGAAAGGATTGGAAAAGATGGGATTTAGAGAGACTAAAAAGTGCGGAGGAATCTACAAAAAAACCGAAGATAGTAGTTGTTATTATGGATGACAGCGAGTGTAATGTATATCTTATAAGGGAGTACGGTGTTAAAGAGTTGGCACATATAAAATCTAATATATCTAAGAAGTTAGATCCAAAGAGGTTGGAGCAGGAGAGACATAATTACTACAGGGAAATTGTAGAGATTCTAAAACCTTACGAGGGAAAAATCCTTGTAGCAGGACCTGGATTTGGTAAGAACAATTTCCAGAAGTATCTTGCTGAAAGGTATAGTGATATCCACAGGAGAACAGTATTTGAGTCTATAAACCATACTGGAAGGTTGGGGCTTAATGAGGTTTTAAAATCTGGAATGGTAGATAGAATATACGGACAGGCAAGGTTAAGTGAAGAAACTCAATTGGTCGAAAGGCTCTTAGAGGAGATATCAAAAGAAGAGCTTGCTGTCTATGGTTTGGAGGAGGTTAAAAAGGCTATAAACTACTCTGCAGTAGATACTCTACTTATATCTGATGAGTTTCTAAGGAAAAACAGAGATCTAGCTGAAAAACTGATAAATTCCACAGAATCTATCGGAGGAAAATCTGTAATTATATCTACAGAGCACGATGCAGGAAAACAGCTGAAGGCCTTAGGTGGTATTGGGGCGATACTGAGGTTTCCTATTGAATAG
- a CDS encoding 50S ribosomal protein L21e: MVQRSKGFRSKTRHKLRKHPREKGMYPVTRALKEFKVGDIVHIVIDPSVHKGMPHPKFHGKTGIVIGQRGRAFIVRVRDGGKYKDVIVRPQHLREYKK; the protein is encoded by the coding sequence ATGGTACAGAGGAGTAAAGGTTTCAGGAGTAAAACAAGACATAAACTTAGAAAACATCCAAGGGAGAAGGGAATGTATCCTGTTACAAGGGCATTGAAAGAGTTTAAAGTTGGAGATATCGTCCACATCGTAATAGATCCTTCAGTACATAAAGGCATGCCTCATCCAAAGTTCCATGGGAAAACTGGTATCGTAATTGGACAGAGAGGTAGGGCCTTTATCGTCAGAGTTAGAGATGGAGGAAAATACAAGGATGTTATAGTTAGACCACAACATCTAAGGGAATATAAGAAGTAA
- a CDS encoding RNA polymerase Rpb4 family protein: protein MIGKKLISERYVTIAWSKEMVNNNRENYEEIPYELNCALSYLEKFAKLSVEEAEELLSELKSLGLDEKTSVKIVDLLPKDEEDLKVIFYKSDLPENAEEILNTVRKYIK from the coding sequence ATGATAGGGAAAAAGTTAATCTCTGAAAGATACGTTACCATAGCCTGGTCAAAGGAGATGGTTAACAACAACAGAGAAAACTACGAGGAAATACCTTACGAACTCAACTGTGCACTGAGTTACTTAGAAAAATTTGCAAAATTGAGTGTTGAAGAGGCTGAAGAATTACTCAGTGAACTGAAGAGTTTAGGTTTAGATGAGAAGACCAGTGTTAAGATAGTGGATTTACTTCCTAAGGACGAAGAGGATTTAAAGGTAATATTCTACAAGTCTGATCTTCCAGAGAATGCAGAGGAAATACTAAATACAGTTCGTAAATACATTAAGTAA
- a CDS encoding acetylornithine transaminase, whose amino-acid sequence MDIFNEIYRDIDESVIIKEEKKYIMNTYGRLPVVLIRGNGVYVEDVKGKRYLDFISGIGVNSIGHCNPKLIENVKKQLEILIHVSNLYYTIPQVKLAKKLAHLSGLDKVFFSNSGAEANEGAIKLARKYGKKMGVGEGEIITMERGFHGRTLATLTATSKVEYQKGFEPLPKGFKYVPFNDLDKLMESISNKTTGIMIEPIQGEGGIHVADKEYLKGVRDICDDKGILLIFDEVQCGIGRTGKMFAYQHYDIKPDILTLAKALGGGIPIGATISKEEVAHVFTPGSHGSTFGGNPLACVSAYVTLSIVEDLLTHVEEMGEYFMRKLRNLQSKYSFIKEVRGIGLMIGMELSFQGKDVVKKMLEKGYLINCTAENVLRFLPPLIVEKEHIDVLVDTLDEVFSEVEV is encoded by the coding sequence ATGGATATCTTCAATGAGATATACAGAGATATAGATGAGAGTGTTATAATTAAAGAGGAGAAAAAATATATAATGAACACTTACGGAAGGCTCCCTGTAGTCCTTATTAGAGGTAACGGTGTCTATGTAGAAGATGTAAAAGGAAAAAGATACTTAGACTTTATTTCTGGGATTGGTGTAAACAGTATAGGACACTGTAATCCCAAGTTAATAGAAAACGTAAAGAAACAGCTTGAGATTCTCATCCATGTATCTAACTTATATTACACTATTCCTCAGGTGAAGTTGGCAAAAAAACTTGCACATCTTTCAGGTTTAGATAAGGTCTTTTTCTCAAATAGTGGTGCAGAAGCAAACGAAGGAGCCATAAAACTTGCAAGGAAATACGGTAAAAAGATGGGAGTAGGAGAAGGGGAGATAATAACTATGGAAAGAGGATTCCATGGGAGAACATTGGCAACTCTAACTGCAACTTCAAAGGTAGAGTATCAAAAAGGTTTTGAACCCCTTCCAAAGGGATTCAAATACGTGCCCTTTAACGACTTGGATAAACTGATGGAGAGTATATCTAATAAAACTACAGGTATAATGATAGAGCCTATTCAAGGAGAGGGGGGAATACATGTTGCAGATAAGGAATACCTAAAAGGTGTTAGGGATATATGTGACGATAAAGGTATTCTCCTTATATTCGACGAGGTACAGTGTGGTATTGGAAGGACTGGAAAGATGTTCGCCTATCAACACTACGATATTAAACCTGATATACTAACATTGGCAAAGGCTCTAGGTGGTGGGATCCCCATAGGGGCCACCATATCTAAGGAAGAGGTTGCCCACGTTTTCACACCTGGAAGTCATGGATCTACCTTCGGTGGCAACCCTCTGGCCTGTGTAAGTGCCTACGTTACTCTGAGTATTGTAGAAGATCTTTTAACACATGTAGAGGAAATGGGGGAGTACTTTATGAGAAAGTTGAGGAATCTACAGAGTAAATACTCATTTATAAAAGAGGTTAGAGGTATTGGTCTTATGATAGGCATGGAGTTGTCCTTCCAGGGAAAAGATGTGGTCAAAAAGATGCTTGAAAAGGGTTATCTGATAAACTGTACAGCGGAAAATGTGTTGAGATTCCTCCCTCCCCTTATTGTAGAGAAGGAGCATATAGACGTCCTTGTAGATACCCTGGATGAGGTATTTTCAGAGGTAGAAGTTTAA
- the pfdA gene encoding prefoldin subunit alpha — protein MKNEEVQKQLYQIEIYKQQINRLQEELGKIEILKLEILKSIESMEGLKQSKEILIPLGGGVFTRVKVQDCENVIVNVGADVFVEKSIEETIREFKESSKELSNAENKIKEQISKTLAAIEKLQKELESKIALMEKGQVPESN, from the coding sequence GTGAAAAACGAAGAAGTTCAGAAACAGCTGTATCAAATAGAGATCTACAAACAACAGATAAATAGATTACAGGAAGAATTAGGTAAGATAGAAATTTTGAAGTTGGAAATTTTAAAATCTATAGAGTCTATGGAAGGATTAAAGCAATCTAAGGAGATACTTATACCTTTAGGTGGTGGAGTATTTACAAGAGTTAAAGTTCAAGACTGTGAAAATGTTATAGTTAATGTAGGTGCTGATGTCTTTGTTGAAAAATCCATCGAGGAAACCATCAGGGAGTTTAAAGAGTCGTCTAAAGAGTTAAGTAATGCCGAAAATAAAATTAAAGAACAGATATCAAAAACATTAGCAGCCATAGAAAAACTCCAAAAAGAGTTAGAGAGTAAGATAGCTCTAATGGAAAAGGGTCAAGTCCCCGAGAGTAATTAA
- a CDS encoding bifunctional NADP phosphatase/NAD kinase encodes MNKNMFHIARRVVDSIEKGIKPLIGWERSGEVIKIGADGTPTKRIDVIAENIAVNSIERYCNAILISEEIGVKKIGEEPPEYLIVLDPIDGTYNALNNLPIYSVSIAMGEIPQEIGDSKDILHIVRSMNIEDLKLGMVKNIATGDIYYGIVNSGAYILEKNEREWKKIKVSDTKNLKDASLGVFAYGLTTNTLNFIKDRKVRRIRIFGSVALEMCYVARGALDAFINVNKTTRLCDIAGGYVILKEAGGVITDRDGKPISMKLDIHERTSLICSNTALHQKLVGIFGNKWMLKPTRFGIISRLDKEEALNLVIQVINYLESRGIDYLLERELYNTLKDKVDIRKYKGKVMEDLKDVSHMLSIGGDGTVLRTSRLIGGNEIPIISIDMGTVGFLTEFSRDGVFKAIDMVIKGNYEIEKRTKCACIVKIFNEEGCRNKSNYHQKMLPDALNEVVLITKNPAKMVYFEVYINGEFVEEVRADGLIVSTPTGSTAYSLSAGGPILEPSMDAFVVVPICPFKLFSRPIVVDGNSEIVIRILKKSVLVVIDGTVEETLKKGDEVILRKSDSYTYFVKGRKFYGKLKKLEDYNKKLIPSQV; translated from the coding sequence ATGAATAAAAATATGTTCCATATTGCCAGAAGGGTAGTAGATAGTATTGAGAAGGGAATAAAACCCCTAATTGGATGGGAAAGATCTGGTGAAGTAATAAAAATTGGAGCAGATGGTACTCCTACCAAGAGGATAGATGTAATAGCTGAGAACATTGCAGTAAACTCCATTGAGAGGTATTGTAATGCCATACTTATAAGTGAAGAAATAGGTGTTAAAAAAATAGGTGAAGAACCACCAGAGTATCTTATTGTATTGGATCCTATAGATGGTACATACAATGCGTTGAATAATCTTCCTATCTACTCCGTTTCTATCGCTATGGGAGAAATTCCACAGGAGATTGGAGATAGTAAAGATATTCTACATATAGTAAGAAGCATGAATATAGAAGATCTGAAGTTGGGAATGGTAAAAAACATAGCTACAGGTGATATATATTATGGAATAGTTAACAGTGGGGCTTATATCTTAGAAAAAAATGAGAGAGAGTGGAAAAAGATAAAGGTATCTGACACCAAGAATTTAAAGGACGCTTCGTTAGGAGTTTTTGCCTACGGTTTAACTACTAATACTCTAAATTTTATAAAAGATAGGAAAGTAAGGAGGATAAGGATATTTGGTTCTGTCGCCTTAGAGATGTGCTATGTAGCTAGAGGGGCTTTAGATGCATTTATAAATGTAAACAAGACTACAAGACTCTGTGATATTGCAGGTGGTTATGTTATACTCAAGGAGGCTGGAGGAGTAATAACAGATAGGGATGGAAAACCTATAAGCATGAAGTTGGATATTCACGAGAGGACATCACTGATATGTTCAAATACGGCCCTCCATCAAAAGTTGGTGGGTATATTCGGCAACAAGTGGATGTTAAAACCAACAAGATTTGGTATAATATCCCGGCTAGATAAGGAAGAAGCTTTAAACCTGGTTATTCAAGTTATAAACTATCTGGAATCTAGGGGTATAGATTACCTTCTGGAGAGAGAACTCTACAACACTTTAAAGGACAAAGTAGATATTAGGAAATATAAGGGTAAAGTAATGGAGGATCTTAAGGATGTATCCCATATGTTATCCATAGGTGGCGATGGAACAGTATTAAGGACATCAAGATTGATTGGTGGAAATGAAATACCTATAATTAGTATAGATATGGGTACAGTAGGTTTTCTCACAGAATTCAGTAGGGATGGAGTATTTAAGGCTATAGATATGGTTATAAAGGGGAACTACGAAATTGAAAAAAGGACCAAATGTGCCTGTATAGTTAAGATATTCAATGAAGAAGGATGTAGAAATAAGAGTAATTACCATCAGAAGATGCTTCCAGATGCCCTAAATGAGGTAGTTCTAATAACGAAAAACCCTGCAAAGATGGTATACTTTGAGGTATATATAAATGGGGAGTTTGTAGAAGAAGTTAGGGCGGATGGACTCATAGTATCAACTCCAACAGGATCAACTGCTTACTCGTTAAGTGCTGGAGGCCCGATATTGGAACCTTCAATGGATGCCTTTGTAGTCGTCCCTATCTGTCCCTTCAAACTCTTTTCTCGTCCTATTGTGGTAGATGGAAATTCTGAGATCGTGATAAGAATATTAAAAAAATCTGTACTAGTAGTTATAGACGGAACTGTGGAAGAGACTTTAAAAAAAGGAGATGAAGTTATACTTAGAAAATCAGATTCCTACACTTATTTTGTCAAAGGTAGAAAATTCTACGGTAAATTAAAAAAATTGGAAGATTATAATAAAAAACTTATACCCTCTCAAGTATAA
- the ttuA gene encoding tRNA-5-methyluridine(54) 2-sulfurtransferase, protein MKCKFCEKEAYIKLYHPKIPLCREHFIEYFERKVRRTIERYKLFKKDERILVAISGGKDSAVVSYILKKFNYDIQCLYINLGVRGYSDKCEEYVKKQCKMIDTPLHIVKIRELLGSGIGELRTTRPTCSYCGTTKRYISNKFAYDNNFDVVVTGHNIDDEASFIFGNVLNWNTQYLAKQGPILPGEGKFVKKVKPLYEVTEREIVAYASAVGIDYVTDKCPYSKGAITLRYKEIINQLEKIRPGTKIKFVRGFLKKRHLFEGEIEKGKINECKVCGMPSGGKVCSFCRIWDLREAVDLSIK, encoded by the coding sequence ATGAAATGTAAATTCTGCGAAAAGGAGGCATACATTAAACTTTACCATCCAAAAATACCCCTCTGCAGAGAACACTTTATAGAGTATTTTGAGAGAAAGGTTAGGAGAACTATTGAGAGATACAAACTTTTTAAAAAGGATGAAAGAATCTTAGTTGCTATAAGTGGTGGAAAGGATTCTGCAGTAGTTTCCTACATACTTAAAAAGTTTAACTACGATATTCAGTGTCTCTATATCAACCTTGGGGTTAGAGGATACTCTGATAAATGTGAAGAGTACGTCAAAAAGCAGTGTAAAATGATAGATACTCCTCTCCATATAGTTAAGATCAGAGAACTTTTAGGATCTGGAATTGGTGAACTTAGAACTACCCGTCCTACATGCTCCTACTGTGGAACTACAAAGAGATATATTTCCAACAAGTTTGCCTATGACAACAACTTTGACGTTGTTGTTACGGGGCATAACATAGATGACGAAGCATCCTTTATTTTTGGCAACGTACTTAATTGGAATACCCAGTATCTAGCTAAGCAGGGCCCTATACTCCCAGGTGAAGGTAAATTCGTAAAAAAGGTTAAGCCACTCTATGAAGTTACAGAGAGAGAAATTGTTGCATATGCTTCAGCAGTTGGAATAGACTATGTAACTGACAAATGTCCCTATTCAAAGGGAGCCATTACATTAAGGTATAAGGAGATTATTAATCAGTTGGAAAAAATCAGACCTGGGACAAAGATAAAATTTGTGAGAGGGTTTTTAAAGAAGAGGCATCTCTTTGAAGGAGAAATTGAAAAGGGGAAGATTAATGAGTGTAAAGTCTGTGGTATGCCGTCAGGTGGGAAAGTGTGTTCATTCTGCCGTATTTGGGATCTTAGGGAAGCTGTTGATCTGAGTATAAAATAA
- a CDS encoding DUF655 domain-containing protein yields the protein MKKHRSKKRVFENYAYVLDFLPYGYPEENIPIHQRKPVAQGFGEKQFVLMEMIIKKDQSVDLAERVYIGRGKRDKVEYISRTLKYEDLTPTAKTELLYVIMEAVKRNEKRFVDFINKCQPITTRLHTLQLLPGVGKTLMWKILEEREIKPFESFEDIEKRIHRNLLNAIAKRIEKELKEPQRYYLFVKWRERK from the coding sequence ATGAAAAAACACAGAAGTAAGAAGAGAGTCTTTGAGAACTACGCTTATGTGTTAGATTTTTTACCATATGGGTATCCCGAGGAGAACATTCCTATTCATCAGAGAAAACCTGTTGCCCAAGGATTTGGCGAAAAACAGTTTGTACTTATGGAGATGATTATAAAGAAGGATCAAAGCGTGGATTTGGCTGAGAGAGTATATATTGGAAGAGGTAAAAGGGATAAAGTGGAGTATATTTCAAGAACCCTAAAATATGAGGATTTAACACCTACTGCAAAAACTGAATTACTTTACGTTATAATGGAAGCTGTTAAACGGAATGAAAAAAGGTTTGTGGATTTTATCAATAAATGTCAACCTATAACAACGAGATTACATACGCTTCAACTTCTGCCCGGAGTTGGTAAAACACTTATGTGGAAGATATTGGAGGAAAGAGAGATAAAACCCTTTGAAAGTTTTGAAGATATAGAGAAAAGAATCCATAGAAACCTCCTAAATGCCATAGCAAAGAGGATAGAGAAGGAGTTAAAAGAGCCCCAGAGATACTACCTATTTGTCAAGTGGAGGGAGAGAAAATAG
- a CDS encoding monovalent cation/H+ antiporter subunit E, producing the protein MFYYKLITKLVYVMLLLDVLEYLFILTKALSEAWLDVVKRSISGDINPQIVDIETEINSLIGQVLLACSITLTPGTLTIGLDPRRRVLKVATIVPIKREDIVPFEPYIKKIFDRD; encoded by the coding sequence ATTTTTTATTATAAATTAATTACAAAATTGGTGTATGTTATGCTACTCCTTGACGTTTTAGAGTACCTGTTTATACTGACAAAGGCCTTAAGTGAGGCATGGCTGGATGTAGTAAAGAGAAGTATAAGTGGTGATATAAATCCCCAGATAGTAGATATAGAAACTGAGATAAACAGTCTAATAGGACAGGTACTCTTAGCGTGTAGTATAACCCTCACTCCAGGAACATTGACCATAGGACTGGATCCGAGGAGAAGAGTATTAAAGGTTGCCACAATCGTCCCTATAAAGAGGGAAGATATTGTACCTTTTGAGCCCTACATAAAAAAGATTTTTGATAGGGACTAA
- a CDS encoding tRNA pseudouridine(54/55) synthase Pus10 — MDIEILKSYPLCHRCFGRLYAKLLHTSNYERGRSIKMTKAIELESKLYDLKERSGGVERLKWGDVEEEIKKIKEELSYLYRSGLTEIRAIEGLEVDSSKCPWCKGIFQEKNLEKILEKTLKLLSEYEYDTFLVGTLLPKSIKKFEERIKTPYMESIKQEFNRTMGKLLIEKTSKTVERENPDIVILINPYKKKVKLQITPVYIKGRYRKLVRGIPQTRWPCGYCKGKGCEKCNFTGKKYTTSVEEIIAGPFMEAFKGKSEAFHGAGREDIDVRMLGDGRPFVLEIKEPKVRKVNLEEIGEKINKSGMVEVLNLEYGTRKDIISFKNKPHKKTYLALVECEEEVSDKELSELEKKLENLTVYQRTPQRVSHRRADLVRIRKVYKAWTERIDPKRFKLKVYCDGGLYIKELISGDDGRTSPSVSKILNKRCVCKELDVLKVHDE, encoded by the coding sequence ATGGATATAGAGATACTTAAAAGTTATCCATTGTGTCATAGGTGTTTTGGAAGGTTGTACGCCAAGTTACTTCATACATCAAACTACGAAAGAGGAAGGTCTATAAAGATGACAAAGGCTATTGAGTTGGAATCCAAGTTGTACGATCTAAAAGAGAGATCTGGAGGTGTAGAGAGGTTAAAGTGGGGAGATGTAGAAGAAGAGATAAAAAAAATAAAGGAAGAACTATCCTACCTATACAGAAGTGGATTGACGGAGATAAGAGCTATCGAAGGTTTAGAAGTAGATAGCAGTAAATGTCCTTGGTGTAAAGGTATATTTCAGGAAAAAAACCTGGAAAAAATCTTGGAGAAAACTTTAAAGTTACTAAGTGAGTACGAATATGATACCTTTTTAGTTGGTACTTTACTTCCTAAATCTATAAAAAAATTTGAGGAGAGGATAAAAACACCTTACATGGAGAGTATAAAACAAGAGTTCAACAGAACAATGGGGAAACTACTAATAGAAAAAACATCTAAAACTGTCGAAAGGGAGAATCCTGATATAGTCATTCTTATAAACCCTTATAAGAAGAAGGTAAAATTACAAATTACACCGGTATATATAAAAGGAAGGTATAGAAAGTTAGTAAGAGGTATTCCCCAGACTAGATGGCCTTGTGGCTACTGTAAAGGTAAGGGATGTGAAAAGTGTAACTTCACTGGAAAAAAATACACCACCTCGGTGGAGGAGATAATTGCAGGACCTTTCATGGAGGCCTTTAAAGGTAAAAGTGAGGCCTTTCACGGTGCTGGAAGAGAAGATATCGATGTAAGAATGCTTGGAGATGGAAGGCCCTTTGTCCTTGAAATAAAGGAACCTAAGGTTAGGAAAGTAAATCTGGAAGAGATAGGAGAAAAGATAAACAAAAGTGGAATGGTCGAAGTGCTTAACTTGGAGTATGGTACTAGAAAAGATATAATATCCTTTAAAAATAAACCTCATAAAAAGACTTATCTGGCACTTGTGGAATGTGAGGAGGAGGTTTCCGATAAAGAACTTTCGGAGTTAGAGAAGAAATTAGAAAATTTAACTGTGTATCAGAGAACTCCTCAAAGGGTATCTCATAGAAGGGCAGATCTGGTAAGAATCCGTAAAGTATACAAAGCATGGACAGAGAGGATAGATCCCAAGAGGTTTAAACTTAAGGTGTATTGTGATGGGGGATTATACATAAAAGAGTTGATAAGTGGAGATGATGGAAGAACTTCTCCATCAGTTTCTAAGATTCTAAATAAAAGATGTGTATGTAAAGAGTTAGACGTGTTAAAAGTCCATGATGAGTAA